AGGAAGGAGGAAGACGAGCCGGCGAGATTCAGGACCTAAGAGAACCGCCATCTACAGAGGTGAGATCCACCGACACTGCCAAACCAAACCTTCCCATCGGAGATTAAGCCCCTACCCCGATGACTGACTTGCGGTTCCGGTGGGTCGCCGTCGTCCTCTAACAGTAGACTCCAACCATTCACCGACGAATCACCAGAGCGGTGGAGCTTCATAGGAATTTCCGCTTCAAAAATTCTCCCGAGTCGCAGCGAGAAGCGAGAACACCTCTAGAAACACCAGATCTTGCATATTCCGTCTCGTTGTGCTGATTCCGTTGAGGGGGAGACCACTACAAACACCGACGAGGCCGCCGGAGATCCGCGGTGGCTCCACCCTTTTCAATCGGAGATTTTAGGGTAAAGAGAACGATGGGAGACGCGCGTTTAATTGATATTTTCCTAAATGCAAAATGTGTCCCCAttacaagaaaaacaaaattattctcGACTGttagttaaaacttaaaacacgTTCCACCTTCCATCTAGACGCCTCGGCTTCCCAGTCTCTCCCTCTCTTTCAACCATTTATTTTTCAGAACCAATTTTCCTACTCCTTGATCGTTACCATTTCATCACCTGATTCTTTTTCACtgtaatttatttgaaaaacaGTGTGTTTACATCCTCCAGACTcctagaaaataaacaaaacaaaaaaaatgagtttttaatttgccgtgacttttttttttttggttgtctTGGTTTATAATTTGCTGGGAAattattttcgtaaaaatagaaaaagtgaaGACACATTATTGACCTCTCTTGGTTCAGACAAAAAGGTGTGTTCTTCTCTTCTTACGTTACATTTGTCTTTCCTCGTCCATAATCACATGTTTAATTCTTACGCATTTTGGAATCGAGTTAATTTCCCAAATACTTTTCTTTTTATCCGAAAAATCATAGAAATTTCATAAGATTGTTGGGTAGTTTTATGTCACTTgtcgattttttttctttggtaatTGACGTTAACCAAACATTCATTGATAGAAGATTTGTTGTAACCAGATTTCtcttcattaatttttttttcttctttatcatcTTTAATTCTTGTTcatattttctttcatttattttctCTATTTAAAAATGTGGAAAAAGTCCGTCTTTGATTAAAGATGACTTGTTCTTGGAACCCTCTAGGTTTGTGGACGCAAGACAAGAATCAATACTACATTGGAGTTTGAAGTCTAAAGGTATATGCAATGTGTGGTTAGCCTTGAAAATTGAACTCCCTCTATTATTATGAGGGGCATCTAATGAAATGTCACCTATTTAACCGAGAATCATTTACTTTTGCTAGATTCTGTATCCACACACACATTTTATGTACTTGTGAAACtcagaacacacaaaaaaagtTCAGTAACATCTCTTAACGATGTCTGAAGATGTTGGCTTCAACAAAGAAACTCCTTGTGATTATCCAAGAAACCCTCTTTGCATCTTCCTAAGTGATTTCAggtaataaatagtttttttactttgtaaaattttgttttctttgcgTGATCAAGAATAAACTTGAAACTGGATGTTCTTTGATGTATCAGATCAGTTTTGAAATTTGATGAGCTCGGTTTGGAGATAGCAAGAATAGCTTTACCTGCAGCACTTGCCTTAACGGCTGATCCTATAGCATCTCTTGTGGATACAGCCTTCATAGGCCAAATAGGTATTGACAACAACCACAAAAAAAGTCTTTATCATTTGATAGTTTTGTTTAATCTTTGGTTTCTTGTTTTGGTGATGTATACAGGTCCTGTAGAGCTTGCTGCAGTTGGAGTTTCAATTGCTTTGTTCAACCAAGTTTCAAGAATCGCTATCTTCCCATTAGTTAGCATCACAACTTCTTTTGTAGCAGAGGAAGATGCTTATAGTTCTCAGGAAAACACAGTCCAAGATCATAAAGAATGTATTGAAACTGGTATTAACAACACAAAGGAGGAAACTCAAGAACTTATTCCTGAAATTAATAAaggtatatataaaaatattctctGCAACATCGGCACtccttttattatttgatttctTGAAAGTTCTAATCACTAGTTTGTTCCTTGCCAGATGAATCTAAAATCAGCAGTAGTATCTTTAGTGTTAGTAAATCCCCAGTCAAGAAAAGAAACATACCATCAGCTTCATCTGCTTTAATCATTGGAGCCATTCTTGGCCTTCTTCAAGCTGCGTTTCTTATATCCACCGCCAGACCTCTCTTGAGTTTCATGGGAGTTAAACACGTACAGAATCGATCGTTCAGgcttaatataattatatatgaatgTTATGAGATTGCAAATCTTTAGaacatgttttttaatttttacaggATTCTCCAATGTTGGGACCTGCTCAAAGATATTTATCTCTAAGATCGCTTGGTGCACCTGCTGTTCTTCTCTCACTTGCGACACAAGGTGTATTCCGAGGATTTAAAGACACAACAACTCCATTATACGCAACTGGTAACATGACTTATCTTTATTATGATCAAAATTTCTTGTCACATAACAaacctgatgatgatgatcaacttttattttgtattaatcTCTTCCACAGTGATTGGAGATGCCACAAATATAATACTAGACCCGATCTTCATATTC
The sequence above is drawn from the Brassica napus cultivar Da-Ae chromosome A8, Da-Ae, whole genome shotgun sequence genome and encodes:
- the LOC111198031 gene encoding protein DETOXIFICATION 42-like, whose amino-acid sequence is MSEDVGFNKETPCDYPRNPLCIFLSDFRSVLKFDELGLEIARIALPAALALTADPIASLVDTAFIGQIGPVELAAVGVSIALFNQVSRIAIFPLVSITTSFVAEEDAYSSQENTVQDHKECIETGINNTKEETQELIPEINKDESKISSSIFSVSKSPVKKRNIPSASSALIIGAILGLLQAAFLISTARPLLSFMGVKHDSPMLGPAQRYLSLRSLGAPAVLLSLATQGVFRGFKDTTTPLYATVIGDATNIILDPIFIFVFRLGVTGAATAHVLSQYLMCGILLWKLMGQVDIFNLSTKHLQFSRFMKNGFLLLMRVIAVTFCVTLSASLAAREGSISMAAFQVCLQVWLATSLLADGFAVAGQAILASAFAKKDYKRAAATASRVLQLGLVLGFLLAIILGAGLHFGARLFTKDDKVLHLISIGLPFVAGTQPINALAFVFDGVNFGASDFGYAAASLVMVAIVSILCLVLLSSTHGFIGLWFGLTIYMSLRAAVGFWRIGTATGPWSFLRR